The nucleotide window ttaaccagataacttatctagctaacttaactCCGCCCTGGAATTCCCCTGTGTAATCCGGCTACATTTCAGATAGATAATGTTatatggctaaattttagccggataagaggGGAAAGTATTGAAAAATCAgcagttagccaaataatttgtGCAGTACCTAGAGAAATgctactgaatattgaccccgtGTGTCTTTGATTTCCTGTGCATCCTGCTTTTGTATTCTCTGTTCAAGTTTATTAATGCAACTATTACCCCAATGTATTTGAATTTTTTCACACTTCTCTTTTCCCTGACTACCCCGAACCTATAGTAGACTCTTCAAAGGGCTGTTGTCCTATAGTTCAGGCATGTCACCAATGGATGACGGCATGTAAGCATTTCTTAGCATTTGTTGGAGTGGTGAAAAGATACTGGAGGTATAGATTTATATGTTGCCTTCTTTCCTGCTCTGTACCTGCTGCAGTCTCTGTTGTCTGTGAAGCATCTTGAGTAACTGTCCAAATTCTCTCTTTCAGCCTGATCAGGACATGCTTATTCTCCACCTCTGGAAGCAGCAGCATGAGGGAAATGCCCTCCAGAGGTAGGGTCAGGATCTTCCACTATACCAAAGAAGCACCAGGGAACAGCCACTCATCACCCTCTCCTCATGTGTCCAGTGGGTGTTACTGAATAGGTTCAGTAATGTGTGAGCAAGAATGAGGAGTCAAAGTGCTGGAGTGTGATTGCACCTGAATGATGTAGGTTCTGGTAGGGTAGGTGTATGAGTGTTAATGTGAGGATGGCATATGAGTTCTTGAATTGGGAGGGGAGTATATTGTTAGTGAGTAGGTTTGGATTCTTGTCGGGATGGTAGGGATTGTTAAAGCTGCTTTACAAGAAATAAGTGCCTTGATGTGCTACATCTACTTTTCAAAGTTCGTATTGTCCTCTTGGTAATTTCAGTGGAGTAGTGCCCATATAGAATGATAAGTGCATATCAAAAGGGAGCCTTCCAAATATACAATACAGAGTTATTCACATGACTTCTTCTCTACAGTAACCATCTATTGATCAAGTTTCCTACATCAAATTTAATTTGCCTTCTCTAAATTCGTCAGAATCATTGGAAAGAACAAAGACTCAAAGCTCAGCTGTCAACATTTACAATCATATTTCACTATTtgttataaaatgttttaatagATATTCCATTTTGATCTAAACAGTGTTCCTGAATTAAGTCTTATGAGTCCCTGTCTGTCTTCCCTTATTCCCTGATTTCTGCAAAAGAACTGAGGTACATTGCACATGCATTTGGGTCTTATGGTCTTCTCCATTTCCTTCTGAGTTTATTGTACTGTAAATCTGGTAAGAAATGGTTCATTGACAACTCTCAACATTTTTTCCTGGTCTTTACCACTTTACTGTGATAACTGACTGGGATGCCTGAAGATCCAAGAAGGTAAACATCAAATAGATACGGAGTACCTGCTTCCAGCCCCCCAATGGTTTCTGTAGTCACTGCTCTCTGTAGATTGATGTCATGAAAGTACTTACACAGCACTTTCTCTGATTTGGGCCTGGTTTCAGGACCAGAGCACCTGCTGGGGCTGCCCATGGCTTTCCACATGTGGTTCTCCTTAATTTTCTTCCTGTACACACAGTACTTGCTCCGTTCTTGTGTGCCCAACCAGGCGATGGTAATAGAATTACAGGTTCTCAGTTTGCTGAAGGACTTAATTCTTAAGCTTTCTGGAAGAAGAGGGAATAGGGGCTTGTAGAAATGAAAAGAAACCTGGACTTTGACAGAGGAGTTGGAAGAATCCTCTGCCACTTTCAGCTGCACCAGGTACGTGTCCAGTAACTTTCCTTTCAAGGTGAAATGTCGAAAACCATCAAAACTTTCTGAAATCAATATCTTACCATTCTTGAATATTTGAGCCCAAACTTTTCCCTTACAAGACTGAAATGTGAAGTGGACCATCTTCTGCTTGGCCTGATACTGCAAGCTGtagattttctgcttttttccatCAAGGCTGAgctgaattatttttccctcccTGAGCTCAATAACTTTGGGCTCGGGTTGTTTGAGGGTTTTTGCAAAGGTTCCTGTGTAAGCAGCACTGGCATTAGACACAAGATTGACCACAAAAACATCAAGATAATACTGAGTATTGGGACGCAGACTGGAAACTGTGTAAGTGTTCTTGGTGCCAATGCATATTTGCCGGATTTCCTCATAATTAGCTGTATTGATGATGCTGAATTCCTTGTGAGATCCcaccatcccctgctgaggatCCAGAACATAGTGGGGGATGGATAAGGCTAGTGATGTTGGATCTTTTGCTTCAGAATACCTGACTGCCGTCTCAGCTGCACATAAGCTCTTATAGTTGTGTTTTTCATTGACAAGAAGACAGTACTGAATGTTTTCTTTCTGGTACAAAATGGAAGAACTAGGTTTCCAGGTCAAAGTGATGGTGGTATGGCCAGTACCAATAACATCTATACGTGGATCTAGTGGGAGTTCAGGAAACAAATGTCCCAATGTCATGTCTGTTGTGAAATATACAGTAATGTGGGTATCTCTCTCTGTTGATAGAAATTCCAGCACGaagaggtcagggtaggcagacATACCCACATATGTTTCCACAGAATTTCCCTTATAATGAAAAACGGTGGACACAGTCTTCAGATTCATCTGAGATTCAGAGGCTTCTGGCTGGTCATTAGATCCTACAGCAAAAGGAAACATTCACTAGCATAAGCAGTGATTGATAATAATCTCAAAAATCACATTACAAAAATTAGTATCATGACTGCAAACTCTTATTAAGTAGCACGCATTAACCCCACCTAAGCCTGGCCACGTCTAGTTATTTATTGCCAATTGTAACAGTAACTATACAGCACCAACATTAGGGCTGTGTGAATTTTGGATATTTCACTTCTtcaccaaggggcggattttaaaaggcgcgcgaatagcctacttttgtttgcgctccaggtgctggatcggcgcgcgcaaggctattgattttgtatagccggcgcgcgccgagccgcgctgcctacccccgttccctccgaggccgctccgaaatcggagcggcctcggagggaactttcctttgccctcccctcaccttcccctcccttcccctacctaacccacccgcccggccctgtctaaaccccccccttacctttgtcgggggatttacgcctcccggagggaggcgtaaatccccgcgcgccagcgggcctcctgggcaccgggccgcgacctgggggcgggtacggagggcgcggccatgcccccgggccgtagccatgcccccgtacccgcccccaaaacgctgccgacacgcccccgaaacgccgcgacgaccgggcccgccccccgacacgcccccgacacgcccccctcggagaaccccgggacttacgcgagtcccggggctctgcgcgcgccgggaggcctatgtaaaataggcttcccagcgcgcagggccctgctcgcgtaaatccgcccggttttgggcggatttacgcgagcagggctctgaaaatccgcccccaaatgTCTAAGGTTTAGGTTGAATATTCCTAGAAAGTTTGATATTGTATTCTAATTTCAggttcaaaaatgattcatcaGACATCGgtgtttttaaataataaaaccaaATTAAAGACTACAACCATATATAAGGTTTTGGATGGGGTTGTTAGCCAAGACCAGTCAAAGGTGATCAACCCTATCAAGACTGATGCTAATTGCATTTCTTGagagatttcttttcttttctgtctgttTTTATAATACTAGATATGCCCATCTTTTCTTGTGGTTTATCTCTGTTATGCATTAATAAAACATTTGCAGGGAATTTGGGTTTAAATTTCCCCTCTGGTGCAGCTAGTCGGGCCTAAGAATGCTGCAGAGATAGCCTACCCTGACtcgaggaaggagaggagattGCTGCCAATGGATGAGCATCACCTACCAGCCAACCAGTGGCACGGAAGGAGTGCTTCCAGTCCTGGGACTGGGAAGGCCTTCGTGTGCCACCCGGGAAAGATCTTCAAGAGAAGGAAAGAAGTGGAAGATAGAGCACAagggataaattaaaaaaaacaaaactatcaaaAACATTATTCATATGTGGCAGACCCTCCCGGTCTGGCCACTAgataccactattcctgtcctTAAAGTACACTTAGAaagggagccatccatacccttcagtccCTCCTACCAGGAGGTTCTGAGTGGATGACGCAgggctatttagcccagccattttaagacactgTGGGATTCAGTTAGAGAGAAGTCAGAGagaaagatgtattttttccacattcaAGTGAGGCTGCCCAGTCTCAGTCCACggagtttcttttagaagagacacctcacagtgcactccctgcctgaagGTCCTTCTCCTgttttacagagagagagattttaagcCTGAGACTCCTTTGGGGCAAGGGGCTCTTTTCatgggaccaaagacctgtgagcctattcTGCTTATTAggcaggcaagcaccagtgatggatcctgctgcgagagacaatGAGGGCAGAAGATACCCACTTTAACTTTTGAAAGCATGATCTGGACTTTGAGTTAAGTGGGGAGGTTTCGGAACGCTCTTCCAAACTGAGATGCCAGTGCTGAGAAATAGCCCGATCCCCTGATTTTTCCACAAGAAAAATCCCAGATATAATAACTAAAGAAAAGGAACAACTGAGTCAAAGGAAGAAAGAGCAAGAGGAGGAGACACTATCCAGATCTCTGTTCATCAAGGAACCAGGACAGGCTGAGTGTCTGTGAGGAAGAAGAAGTctaaagtagagatgtgcattcattttggacaaattagataatttcaacaaaattgtctaattcgtcctgttttGGGAGTGCCCCGAAACGAATAATTTGCCAAAATTTGGGAATAATTtgaattttgtgttagtgcgcactaatgggaattagtgcacactaagtcctgttagtgcgcattaGCACGAAATTAGTGAAATACCAAAAGAAAAATCCCGATATGTAGAAAAACAAAGTTAACCACGGGAAAAATGTAGTATGAACTgatacaatatataaaaatgatacacatctctagacTCTAAAGGTAAGATTTTCACAATGCAAGTGAGACCCCCTCCATAGGAATCCCTTACAGCCAATGGGGgtgaatgcacaattaaaatcaccatgggctccaCCCAGATGTCTGGaacaaaggacacctacctactcAAAAGACATTCCTGaaccatcagtcagatgtaatcTCACACACTTCTGAATTATGGACTATATTTTGCCTTAAATTAaccagtaaattattatttaacacccagttctTGGTTCTGCCTATTTAttcacagcctctctctcctggggatgCCACCACTACAAAACACACAAGGGACACGCTtgagggcagattttaaaacctacacacgcaaagatttgtgcacgcaacccggcgcgcacaaatgtatgcctgattttataacatgcgcgcagccgcgcatgttataaaatcaggggtcggcacgcgcaagggggtgcacactagtgctggatttccccgttccctccccccaccttcccctcccttcccctacctgtcccgccccccaggtGAAATCCCCCCCCGGTACCTTTGActcagaagttatgcctgccagaggcaggcataacttcttttttcaagccccgggacttacacgcatcccggggctttacgtgcgccgccgggccttttgaaaataggcctggcgtgcgtagcccccctatgcgcgtaaatcctcctggatttacgcgcatagggcttttaaaatttgcccctaaaGTTCTTTCTCACCGTCTGGGCCATAGACGAGAGtctccccccatagaaagaatcagCCCCCGGGATCAAGAATCAAGATGGGAAGGAGTTGGCTAGCCAGAGCCCCAGAGGTTATAAATGTGTTTGTGTTTCCTTGGGACTAAACACCCCAGGTAAGGGTTACACATAGCAAAATTTACCTTTGGCTTTTGCTTACCATATCTTTTTCCGTAGAATACTTGTGATGCCTTATATTGCAAAATATTCCACTCAATAGGGACATCACATGGTGTCACAGTGATTGTAAAAGGAGTAGGGATGCTGCTTGGTTCTAAGATGCAATAGTACCTGAGaagatttaaaatacagacagaatttttttttataatctttgGGATCTGATTCACCCAACTTTGTTTTGGCCTCTGGAGGGCAAACATCAGAAAAACATAGCAACTATCATAACTGCAGATATTTAGGAGATATATGGTAGGAGCaaggacggccggcgccatcttgtgctcctaccatgtgacaggggtcaaccaatggcaccggtagcccctgtgacatagtaagggcaaaggctatcggtgccattttgaatactggcagccgacagcccgcgtgcaggagatcgctccaggaccccaactggaccaccagggacttttggcaagtcttgggggggggtcaggagggtgggggcttattcattagtgatactttgtattcgtgggggttcaccatacgtttcgtgatccccacgaatacaacgaatatggcatatacgttgcggattaccaatacgttgcaaacgaatgcacacccctacattaTATATCCTGTGAGAAAAATCAGCTGGAACCAGTCCTCTCTCCATAGAGTGAGCACCTCAATCTTTACATGTACAGCCTATGAAATTCTGACTCCTTGATACTTTTTTATAGCTGAATTTACTGTTTTAAGTCTCTTGTCTGATGATACTGGCAAGATTATGTTAATATAGAGAACCTGAATCAGCTGAGGTTCATCAGTATACTGCCAGAGAATGGCATTCACATTTTGTAAAATATCCTTATGAGTCCAGTAGAATGAATGTAATGATGGGCATTTGTTGCTATTTGCAATATGCTGTCTACACTCATAATTCACAAGCACAGACCATGATTTAGTACTCTTAGTCGTGACTTTTTACCAGTTAAGTACTAGCCAGCAAGAGATTCTGAAAAGCTGCATCTTTTTGCATTCTGgcttgtatttggattttcttatTGACTGATGTCAATAAGAATGAACTGTATTGACTGTGTCTTTTAATAAAACTCTGTGTACTATAATCTGATTGGTAACTTATTCtggatggtattttttatttaCATACTCTAGCCATAATGGGTAAAATTTCCATTTCTGCAGTTGCTGTGCATCCCTAACTTATTATTATCAGCAGAGAAATATTCCTAGTGATCTATATTTGAGCAATATACCCAGTGTTGCTTGggtagtctggtctataacagtttgtatgtgtgtgcctgtgcctgtgtatgtgtggggactggggggggggggctgtgtgtgtggatGCCTGTGCctaagtatgtatgtatgtatgtttggaggagcctgtgtgtgtgtgtggggggggggtctgtgcttgtgtgtgttggtgtatgtgtgtgttggtggggggTCCTCAGCCTGTATGTGTGCCTAAGCATTGTGTGTGTAGGAGtctgtgcctatgtgtgtgtgtgttagggaagGGCCTCAACCTATGTGTCTGCCTGTGCCTATCTGTGTGTGGGGACCTcagcctgtgtttgtgtgggtctgtgtctgtgtgtggggaaCTGTCCCTGTATGTGGTTggctgtgcctgcctgtgtatgtgtatgcgtatgtctgtgtgtgtgtgtgtgtgtgcatgtgtgcatatccatgtgggagcctgtgtatgtgtatgagccAGGGAGTGCATACTTG belongs to Rhinatrema bivittatum chromosome 7, aRhiBiv1.1, whole genome shotgun sequence and includes:
- the LOC115095513 gene encoding protein NDNF-like isoform X2, translated to MSRFWVYLLLVVRTLCEPKVPLPTNFKSELFNHYHHLILPDGKETTIHLLKDMLKRYYCILEPSSIPTPFTITVTPCDVPIEWNILQYKASQVFYGKRYGSNDQPEASESQMNLKTVSTVFHYKGNSVETYVGMSAYPDLFVLEFLSTERDTHITVYFTTDMTLGHLFPELPLDPRIDVIGTGHTTITLTWKPSSSILYQKENIQYCLLVNEKHNYKSLCAAETAVRYSEAKDPTSLALSIPHYVLDPQQGMVGSHKEFSIINTANYEEIRQICIGTKNTYTVSSLRPNTQYYLDVFVVNLVSNASAAYTGTFAKTLKQPEPKVIELREGKIIQLSLDGKKQKIYSLQYQAKQKMVHFTFQSCKGKVWAQIFKNGKILISESFDGFRHFTLKGKLLDTYLVQLKVAEDSSNSSVKVQVSFHFYKPLFPLLPESLRIKSFSKLRTCNSITIAWLGTQERSKYCVYRKKIKENHMWKAMGSPSRCSGPETRPKSEKVLCKYFHDINLQRAVTTETIGGLEAGTPYLFDVYLLGSSGIPVSYHSKVVKTRKKC
- the LOC115095513 gene encoding protein NDNF-like isoform X1 gives rise to the protein MEGLHGFQGTEDQFSLEELIHPILDLKMSRFWVYLLLVVRTLCEPKVPLPTNFKSELFNHYHHLILPDGKETTIHLLKDMLKRYYCILEPSSIPTPFTITVTPCDVPIEWNILQYKASQVFYGKRYGSNDQPEASESQMNLKTVSTVFHYKGNSVETYVGMSAYPDLFVLEFLSTERDTHITVYFTTDMTLGHLFPELPLDPRIDVIGTGHTTITLTWKPSSSILYQKENIQYCLLVNEKHNYKSLCAAETAVRYSEAKDPTSLALSIPHYVLDPQQGMVGSHKEFSIINTANYEEIRQICIGTKNTYTVSSLRPNTQYYLDVFVVNLVSNASAAYTGTFAKTLKQPEPKVIELREGKIIQLSLDGKKQKIYSLQYQAKQKMVHFTFQSCKGKVWAQIFKNGKILISESFDGFRHFTLKGKLLDTYLVQLKVAEDSSNSSVKVQVSFHFYKPLFPLLPESLRIKSFSKLRTCNSITIAWLGTQERSKYCVYRKKIKENHMWKAMGSPSRCSGPETRPKSEKVLCKYFHDINLQRAVTTETIGGLEAGTPYLFDVYLLGSSGIPVSYHSKVVKTRKKC